A single Paenibacillus sp. FSL R5-0517 DNA region contains:
- a CDS encoding YqcI/YcgG family protein — translation MAELYSADEINNLYERLPSWQQDAYSQFAKMIADENNTYPCVPGRMGFLSGHLRYGFTCDPRSEQAAVDMADLLRQYGPMSRDTGQYASMVVICDTPNDLKEHTTVEQYQTLFWQMLNRVSSHDTEPWPEHISTDPHDSSWEFCFGGEPYFCFCATPAHELRASRHFPYLMFAFQPRWVFESINDNTPLGRKMKTLIRKRLAAYDAVPAHPSLMWYGQQDNLEWKQYFLPDDEQTPSKCPFMRMKQALGKLTK, via the coding sequence ATGGCGGAGCTGTATAGTGCCGACGAAATAAATAATTTATATGAGCGTCTTCCATCTTGGCAGCAGGACGCTTATTCGCAATTTGCCAAGATGATCGCCGATGAAAATAACACGTATCCGTGTGTACCTGGACGAATGGGATTTCTGTCAGGACATTTGAGATACGGCTTTACGTGTGACCCTCGTTCAGAACAGGCCGCTGTAGATATGGCCGATCTGCTCAGACAGTATGGTCCTATGTCCAGAGATACCGGTCAATACGCTTCGATGGTTGTGATCTGTGATACGCCAAATGATCTGAAAGAGCATACAACGGTAGAGCAATATCAGACGTTATTCTGGCAAATGCTTAATCGGGTAAGTTCACACGATACCGAGCCGTGGCCTGAACATATTTCAACTGATCCTCATGATTCATCATGGGAGTTTTGCTTTGGCGGAGAGCCATATTTTTGTTTCTGTGCGACTCCAGCACATGAACTCCGAGCTAGTCGGCACTTTCCTTATCTCATGTTTGCCTTTCAACCACGATGGGTATTCGAATCCATTAACGACAACACGCCTCTAGGCCGTAAAATGAAAACTTTGATTCGCAAACGTCTCGCTGCGTATGATGCTGTACCTGCTCACCCTTCACTGATGTGGTATGGTCAGCAGGATAATCTGGAATGGAAACAGTATTTCTTGCCTGATGATGAGCAGACACCTTCCAAATGTCCCTTCATGCGGATGAAGCAAGCTTTAGGCAAGTTGACGAAATAA
- a CDS encoding amidase has protein sequence MSSFSYTSYDALGLAELIRSREVSPVELLEAAFARLEEVNPQLNAVIRTYENRAREEASLVRPGEQPFAGVPLLLKDISQSLEGEFLTSGSRLFSEHRALRNSNFVTRLRDAGFIVIGHTNTPEFGLKNITEPRLHGPSRNPWNINHSPGGSSGGSAAAVASGIVPLAGASDGGGSIRIPASFSGLFGLKPTRGRTPVGPGVGRQWQGASIDFALSRSVRDSAALLDTLQVIQPEAAFHAPLFPGSYLADMSYPHQRKLKIAYTTDSPVGTPVSPEAKESVFKLVRWLEEQGHHVEEKLSPVNGVRLMENYYMMNSGEMAAMISSMERSMGRALTSDDMEIESWVLAEAGKKVSAAEFVHSLAEWDVAAAQMSILFERYDFYVTPVNAFSAPKIGELTPHDEQIHNLMRISELDKTQQQQLIYEMFEPSLTYTPFTQLANLTGQPAISVPLHLTPEGLPMGVQVMATKGREDWLLHLAAQLEQSDLWIGMKGNPLFPA, from the coding sequence ATGTCTTCATTCTCATATACCTCCTACGACGCCTTAGGTTTGGCTGAACTGATCCGATCCCGGGAAGTATCCCCGGTTGAATTGCTGGAAGCGGCGTTTGCACGCCTTGAAGAAGTGAATCCGCAACTCAATGCGGTTATTCGTACATATGAAAATCGCGCACGAGAGGAAGCCAGTTTGGTTCGCCCTGGAGAACAACCTTTTGCCGGTGTGCCCCTGCTCCTGAAAGATATCTCGCAATCCTTGGAAGGTGAATTTCTGACTTCAGGCTCCCGTCTGTTCAGCGAGCATCGGGCATTACGCAATTCCAATTTTGTCACTCGACTCCGAGATGCGGGTTTTATCGTCATAGGACATACGAATACGCCCGAGTTTGGCTTGAAAAATATTACAGAGCCCCGCCTCCATGGTCCAAGTCGCAATCCCTGGAATATCAACCACTCGCCAGGTGGATCAAGCGGTGGTTCCGCCGCGGCTGTAGCTTCGGGTATTGTTCCCCTGGCTGGAGCCAGTGACGGAGGCGGTTCGATTCGTATCCCGGCTTCCTTTAGCGGATTGTTTGGATTGAAGCCAACCCGCGGGCGCACACCTGTAGGACCGGGAGTTGGTCGTCAATGGCAAGGCGCATCGATTGATTTTGCCCTCTCTCGCTCGGTTCGGGACAGTGCTGCATTGCTGGATACTTTACAAGTCATACAGCCTGAAGCTGCGTTTCATGCGCCACTCTTTCCAGGCAGTTACTTGGCAGATATGAGCTATCCACATCAACGCAAACTGAAAATTGCATACACAACCGATTCGCCCGTAGGTACACCCGTCAGTCCAGAAGCCAAGGAGTCTGTATTCAAGCTCGTTCGCTGGTTGGAAGAACAAGGTCATCATGTTGAAGAAAAGCTGAGTCCAGTCAACGGCGTCAGATTAATGGAGAACTATTACATGATGAACAGTGGAGAGATGGCCGCGATGATCTCTTCCATGGAACGCTCCATGGGCCGTGCTCTGACCTCCGATGATATGGAGATTGAATCCTGGGTTCTGGCTGAAGCTGGCAAAAAGGTGTCGGCAGCAGAATTTGTACATAGTTTAGCTGAATGGGATGTAGCCGCAGCTCAGATGTCTATCTTGTTTGAGCGTTATGACTTCTACGTCACACCTGTTAATGCTTTTTCTGCGCCTAAGATTGGAGAATTAACACCTCACGACGAACAGATCCATAATCTGATGCGAATTAGTGAATTGGACAAGACCCAGCAGCAACAACTCATCTATGAAATGTTTGAGCCCAGTCTTACGTATACACCTTTCACCCAGCTTGCGAATCTGACCGGCCAACCTGCGATAAGTGTACCTCTGCATCTCACACCTGAAGGTTTGCCAATGGGTGTTCAAGTGATGGCAACCAAGGGACGTGAAGATTGGTTATTACATCTGGCTGCACAGCTTGAACAATCAGACCTCTGGATCGGGATGAAAGGTAATCCACTTTTTCCAGCATGA
- a CDS encoding urea carboxylase-associated family protein — protein MNTNQRHKQSYRIPAKTGYALKVSKGSLLRITDLEGQQVIDFVAYDATDANHRLDPGVTMDVLRTYRIKPGQYLYSNQYQPILKIVRDTVGVHDFFNSACRPEMYEVLYDKKDHASCYHNLNTALEPFGILPPDQHYPFNLFMKSVVDSEGKIDVVAPDSRAGDYIEMEALMDLTIGLSACPCEESSCNGYNCTPIQLDVEL, from the coding sequence ATGAATACGAATCAGCGCCATAAACAGTCTTATCGTATCCCTGCCAAAACGGGATATGCTCTGAAAGTAAGCAAAGGTTCCTTACTACGCATAACGGATCTTGAGGGACAACAAGTTATTGATTTTGTGGCGTACGATGCTACAGATGCCAACCATCGCTTGGACCCCGGTGTGACCATGGACGTATTGCGTACTTACCGAATTAAACCGGGACAATATTTGTATTCCAATCAATATCAACCAATACTCAAGATTGTCCGTGACACCGTTGGGGTACATGATTTCTTCAACTCCGCTTGTCGTCCAGAGATGTATGAGGTGTTATACGATAAAAAGGATCACGCCAGTTGTTACCACAATCTGAACACGGCACTGGAACCCTTTGGGATCTTACCACCGGATCAACACTATCCCTTTAATTTGTTTATGAAGTCCGTTGTAGACAGTGAAGGCAAGATTGATGTTGTAGCTCCCGATTCTCGTGCGGGGGATTATATCGAGATGGAGGCATTAATGGATCTCACGATTGGGCTCTCCGCTTGTCCTTGTGAAGAAAGCTCTTGCAACGGCTACAACTGCACCCCAATCCAATTGGATGTGGAACTTTAA
- a CDS encoding DMT family transporter, with the protein MEKTSAASPVYRKERSNTGFWLVVLGAALWGVDPLFRIILLNTMTSTQIVLVEHIIVSLIAIPVLWKFRADLKNLRARYWIAVIFISWGGSALATVLFTMALTHNDPNTVLLLQKMQPLFAIVLAKLLLKETLPRRFGGLFFIALAGTYLLTFGFTLPLGNWDNWIHAGSLLSLGAAALWGGSTVMGRLMLGQARYETVTSLRFVVALPLLIFMTWNEGAAWTFPSGTGEQTAVILNILGQALLPGLLSLLLYYKGLSSTKASVATLAELSFPMAGVLVNWIAFRTLITWEQLLGFILIWVALFAISKQQERSSTVADAAPKLRTE; encoded by the coding sequence ATGGAAAAGACATCAGCAGCATCACCTGTTTACCGCAAGGAACGAAGTAATACCGGATTCTGGCTTGTAGTTCTCGGCGCCGCTTTATGGGGTGTCGACCCACTCTTCCGCATTATTTTGCTAAATACGATGACATCCACGCAGATTGTACTGGTGGAACATATCATCGTCAGTTTGATTGCCATTCCTGTGCTGTGGAAATTTCGGGCTGATCTGAAAAACCTGCGTGCTCGCTACTGGATTGCCGTGATCTTTATCTCATGGGGAGGTTCAGCTCTCGCAACGGTGTTGTTCACCATGGCACTTACGCATAATGATCCAAACACGGTTCTTTTATTGCAAAAAATGCAACCACTCTTCGCTATCGTGCTGGCTAAGCTGTTATTGAAAGAGACGTTACCACGTCGCTTCGGTGGATTGTTCTTCATCGCATTAGCAGGAACGTATCTGCTCACATTCGGCTTCACATTGCCATTAGGTAACTGGGACAACTGGATTCATGCTGGAAGCTTGTTATCCCTTGGGGCTGCTGCCTTATGGGGAGGTTCAACCGTTATGGGACGATTGATGCTGGGACAGGCGCGTTACGAAACCGTCACCTCCCTTCGCTTTGTCGTTGCCCTCCCACTCCTGATTTTTATGACGTGGAACGAAGGTGCGGCATGGACGTTTCCATCCGGAACGGGTGAACAGACTGCTGTTATCCTCAATATTCTTGGTCAGGCATTGTTACCAGGTTTGCTAAGTCTTCTGCTGTATTACAAAGGTCTGTCCTCAACCAAAGCTTCTGTTGCAACACTCGCAGAGCTTAGCTTCCCGATGGCAGGTGTGTTGGTGAACTGGATTGCTTTCCGTACACTGATTACATGGGAGCAGTTGCTTGGTTTCATCTTGATCTGGGTTGCCCTCTTTGCCATTTCCAAACAGCAAGAAAGATCATCCACTGTTGCCGATGCCGCACCAAAGCTGCGGACAGAGTAA
- a CDS encoding LysE family transporter, giving the protein MSVLFSYIILGISLSAPIGPINAAQLDRGARHGFMHAWILGLGAMFADLVYMLLIYFGVAHFLDTPFMRSFLWSFGSFILIYTGVETLSKLKQGIQGTTTAEATVQKSFISGFLMALSNPLNILFWLGIYGSILATTVKHTDTAHLLLYSSGIFIGILVWDVIMAGMASRFHKHSNENVLRWISIISGICLIGFGLYFGYEAVRSIFF; this is encoded by the coding sequence ATGTCTGTACTGTTCAGTTATATTATTCTGGGAATATCATTGTCCGCTCCAATCGGTCCGATTAACGCCGCCCAACTCGACCGTGGAGCCCGACATGGATTCATGCATGCATGGATTTTGGGGCTCGGTGCCATGTTTGCGGATCTGGTGTATATGCTGCTGATTTACTTTGGGGTTGCCCATTTTCTGGACACGCCGTTCATGCGCTCTTTTCTCTGGTCATTTGGTAGTTTTATTCTAATTTACACGGGAGTGGAAACGCTCTCGAAGCTGAAACAGGGGATTCAAGGTACAACTACTGCAGAGGCCACTGTTCAGAAATCTTTTATATCCGGCTTTTTGATGGCCCTGTCCAATCCACTGAATATTTTGTTTTGGCTCGGGATCTACGGCTCCATTCTTGCGACGACTGTGAAGCATACCGACACGGCCCATTTGCTGCTCTACAGTTCAGGCATATTCATCGGTATCCTGGTGTGGGATGTCATTATGGCTGGCATGGCCAGCCGATTCCACAAACATAGTAATGAGAATGTATTGCGCTGGATCTCCATCATTTCGGGAATCTGCCTGATCGGATTTGGTTTATATTTCGGGTACGAAGCTGTGCGTTCCATTTTTTTCTGA